A single window of Paenibacillus sp. SYP-B4298 DNA harbors:
- the priA gene encoding replication restart helicase PriA, giving the protein MIARVIVDVPSRQTDRPFDYAVPAELESWIEVGSRVGVPFGGRTLQGFVVELTQQSEVSGSRLKPLAELLDPVPPLSPDLVELAHWISVKYCCTWTAALQAMIPAALKGKAERYIGLGEGWTQAIVGQQAERAGRGEAARSDAAEPGDSLLPQELRDYIARQGLVRLESLQARFPQWELLMAAALRSGELTERVAVKDRLAVKKVLTVFPLLTEDELREELGKLSSRAARQRELLETVARCPGGIALQQLLTEAGGSASSVRSLAAKGLVELREVEQDRDPYAGREFGVSEPLQLTEGQASVYRTITGSVLAREAKVYLLQGVTGSGKTEVYLQSIALCIAQGRQAIVLVPEISLTPQMVERFKSRFGDAVAVLHSRLSNGERYDEWRKIKQRRVQVAIGARSAIFAPFDSVGLIIIDEEHESSYKQEETPKYHARDVAIKRARQHDAVVVLGSATPSLESYMAARRAVPPAKRPADARLLDHATATGAVAVSGHPRHVAAGGLPAPGAQARAIQEEARPGIGYGEDIDGRQAAAAGQGAMTPPAGESQEPTASVGALLPLPERALGRPLPPVEIVDMREELKAGNRSMFSRPLHSALQQCLERGEQAVLLLNRRGYSTFVMCRSCGYTAGCPHCDITLTYHQNTRMLRCHYCGFAQRSPESCPDCSSEHIRFFGTGTQRVEEELAKLFPGIRVIRMDVDTTTEKGSHEKWLTAFGRQQADVLLGTQMVAKGLDFPMVTLVGVIAADSGLHMPDFRAAEKTFQLLTQVAGRAGRHHLPGRVVIQSYMPEHYAIQTAKRHDYDAFLEYELKARRLLSYPPFCRLVLVTMSHEQLPLLIAQGELFAEQLRQLAASAGVLGDLSGSQERVLSLLGPVASPIPRLKDRYRFQCMVKYRGSVDAVGLIRQALASLQEGQQSKVLFSVDVDPQVIM; this is encoded by the coding sequence ATGATCGCTCGCGTCATCGTCGATGTCCCGAGCAGGCAGACCGATCGCCCCTTCGATTACGCTGTGCCTGCTGAGCTGGAGAGCTGGATTGAGGTCGGCAGTCGGGTTGGCGTGCCGTTTGGCGGACGCACGCTGCAAGGGTTCGTCGTCGAGCTGACGCAGCAGTCGGAGGTGTCCGGCTCCCGGCTGAAGCCTCTTGCAGAGCTGCTCGACCCGGTGCCGCCGTTATCGCCGGATCTGGTTGAGCTGGCGCATTGGATTAGTGTCAAATATTGCTGCACCTGGACGGCTGCTCTACAGGCGATGATTCCGGCCGCGCTCAAGGGCAAGGCCGAGCGCTATATCGGGCTTGGTGAAGGCTGGACGCAAGCAATAGTCGGTCAGCAGGCTGAGAGAGCCGGGCGAGGCGAGGCTGCGCGATCCGATGCGGCAGAGCCTGGTGACTCGCTGCTGCCGCAGGAGCTGCGCGACTATATCGCCCGCCAGGGGCTGGTGCGTCTGGAGTCGCTGCAAGCGAGGTTTCCGCAGTGGGAGCTGCTGATGGCAGCCGCGCTTCGCAGTGGGGAGCTGACCGAGCGAGTGGCGGTGAAGGATCGGCTGGCGGTCAAGAAGGTGCTGACCGTCTTCCCGCTGCTGACAGAGGATGAGCTGCGCGAGGAGCTGGGCAAGCTGTCCAGCCGGGCTGCGAGGCAGCGCGAGCTGCTGGAGACGGTGGCCCGCTGTCCTGGCGGCATCGCGCTGCAGCAGCTACTGACGGAGGCCGGCGGCTCAGCCTCCAGTGTGCGCTCGCTCGCGGCCAAGGGGCTGGTCGAGCTGCGCGAGGTGGAGCAGGATCGCGATCCATATGCCGGACGCGAGTTCGGTGTATCCGAGCCGCTGCAGCTTACAGAAGGGCAAGCCAGCGTGTACCGAACCATTACCGGGTCGGTGCTGGCGCGTGAAGCCAAGGTGTATCTGCTGCAGGGCGTGACCGGGAGCGGCAAGACCGAGGTCTACCTGCAGTCGATTGCGCTGTGCATCGCCCAAGGCCGCCAGGCTATCGTGCTGGTGCCGGAGATTTCATTAACGCCGCAGATGGTCGAACGGTTCAAATCCCGCTTCGGCGATGCGGTGGCTGTACTGCATAGCCGCCTGTCTAACGGGGAGCGCTATGATGAGTGGCGCAAAATCAAGCAGCGGCGCGTGCAGGTGGCGATTGGGGCGCGCTCGGCGATCTTCGCTCCGTTCGACTCGGTCGGACTGATTATTATTGATGAGGAGCATGAGTCCTCCTACAAGCAGGAGGAGACGCCCAAGTACCATGCGCGCGATGTGGCGATCAAGCGGGCGCGCCAGCATGACGCGGTTGTCGTGCTCGGCTCGGCGACGCCATCGCTGGAGAGCTATATGGCCGCCCGGCGCGCTGTGCCGCCAGCCAAGCGGCCTGCTGACGCGCGGCTGCTCGACCATGCAACTGCAACTGGAGCTGTAGCGGTCAGCGGGCATCCTCGCCACGTCGCAGCCGGGGGCTTACCAGCTCCAGGCGCGCAGGCGCGAGCGATACAGGAAGAAGCTCGGCCGGGTATCGGCTACGGGGAAGACATCGACGGGAGGCAGGCTGCTGCCGCTGGGCAAGGCGCCATGACGCCGCCCGCTGGCGAGAGCCAAGAGCCGACAGCCTCTGTCGGCGCCCTGCTGCCGCTACCGGAGCGGGCGCTGGGGCGGCCGCTTCCTCCGGTCGAGATCGTCGACATGCGCGAGGAGCTGAAGGCGGGCAATCGCTCGATGTTCAGCCGCCCCCTGCACAGTGCGCTGCAGCAGTGTCTGGAGCGGGGAGAGCAGGCGGTGCTGCTGCTGAACAGGCGGGGCTATTCGACCTTTGTCATGTGCCGTTCATGCGGCTATACGGCTGGCTGTCCGCATTGCGACATCACGCTCACCTATCACCAGAATACGCGTATGCTGCGCTGCCATTACTGCGGGTTCGCCCAGCGCTCGCCCGAATCCTGCCCGGATTGCAGCAGCGAGCATATCCGTTTCTTCGGCACCGGAACGCAGCGGGTGGAGGAGGAGCTGGCGAAGCTGTTTCCCGGCATTCGGGTCATACGAATGGATGTGGATACGACGACGGAGAAGGGCTCTCATGAGAAATGGCTGACCGCATTCGGGCGGCAGCAGGCAGATGTGCTGCTCGGTACACAGATGGTCGCCAAAGGGCTGGACTTTCCAATGGTGACGCTCGTAGGGGTCATCGCTGCCGACTCGGGCTTGCATATGCCGGATTTCCGCGCGGCGGAGAAGACGTTCCAACTGCTCACTCAAGTAGCTGGACGGGCAGGCCGCCATCATCTTCCGGGGCGCGTCGTCATACAATCTTATATGCCGGAGCATTACGCGATTCAGACAGCTAAGCGGCATGATTATGATGCGTTTTTGGAATATGAGCTGAAGGCGCGTCGGCTGCTGTCCTATCCGCCATTTTGCCGACTTGTGCTGGTTACCATGTCCCATGAGCAGCTGCCGCTTCTGATTGCGCAGGGTGAGCTGTTCGCTGAGCAGCTTCGGCAGTTGGCGGCGTCAGCGGGAGTCCTCGGCGATCTGAGCGGGTCGCAGGAGCGAGTGCTCAGTCTGCTGGGGCCGGTAGCCTCGCCGATCCCGCGGCTCAAGGATCGCTACAGGTTTCAATGTATGGTAAAATATCGGGGAAGCGTCGATGCGGTCGGACTGATCCGGCAAGCCCTGGCCTCGCTGCAGGAAGGGCAGCAGAGCAAGGTGCTGTTCAGTGTCGATGTCGACCCGCAAGTCATTATGTAA
- the def gene encoding peptide deformylase, whose translation MSIRIIVKDPDPVLRERAKEVTKFNANLHKLLRDMAETMYDAEGVGLAAPQIGILKRVIVVDVGDEHGLIEMVNPEIIARSGEQLGPEGCLSIPNLNGDVLRAKDITVKGQDRDGKEFTIEASDYLARAFQHEVDHLNGVLFTDLAESVYDITARPRKNGE comes from the coding sequence GTGTCCATTCGTATTATAGTGAAAGATCCTGATCCCGTTCTGCGCGAGCGGGCGAAAGAAGTAACCAAGTTCAATGCCAATCTGCACAAGCTGCTGCGCGATATGGCCGAGACGATGTATGATGCCGAGGGAGTGGGACTGGCTGCGCCGCAGATCGGCATCCTGAAGCGGGTCATCGTGGTTGATGTGGGAGATGAGCATGGCTTGATCGAGATGGTCAATCCAGAGATTATCGCCCGCAGCGGCGAGCAGTTGGGCCCTGAGGGCTGCCTGAGCATCCCGAATTTGAATGGCGATGTGCTGCGCGCCAAGGATATTACGGTGAAAGGCCAGGATCGCGACGGCAAGGAATTTACGATTGAAGCGTCCGATTATCTGGCGCGTGCATTTCAGCATGAGGTGGACCATCTGAACGGGGTGCTGTTCACTGATCTGGCGGAGAGTGTATACGATATTACCGCAAGGCCGCGCAAGAATGGGGAGTGA